The Streptomyces sp. NBC_00459 DNA segment TCAGGAAGCCGCCGAAGGCTCCGACGCCCAGCGCGATGGGGATGACGACCACGATGGGCAGGCCCTGCTTCTCCACCAGCCATGCGGTGAGCATGGTCGTGAAGCCGATCACGGAGCCCACGGAGAGGTCGATGCCGCCCGAGAGGATGACGAAGGTGGCGCCGACCGCGGCGACCAGCAGATAGCCGTTGTCGATGAACAGGTTGAGGAAGACCTGGGGTTCGCCGAAACCGTAGTTCTGGTAGCGGCCGAGGCCCACGAGGTACATCACGAGGAAGAGCGTGGCGGTCACCACGACGGGCAGGCGCCGGTCGCCGAGCAACTGCGCGGCCCTGGACGGCGTACGACGGTTGTGGGGGGCCGTGGGGGTCTTGGTGGCCGTGCTCATCACGACACCTCCATCTTCGGGGCTGTCGCGGTCGTCGGGGCGGTGTCCGCCGGGGTGGCGGCCGGGGCGCCGCCGCCCTTCGCGCCGGACCCGGAGCCGAACTTCCCGCCGAAGACCTTGGTGCGGAACTTCGGGGACTGCAGCAGGCAGACCACGATGACGACGGCGGCCTTGAAGACCAGGTTGGTCTGGGTCGGTACGCCGATGGTGTAGATCGTGGTGGTCAGGGTCTGGATGACGAGGGCGCCCACCACCGTGCCGCCGACGGAGAACCGGCCGCCCAGGAGCGAGGTGCCGCCGATCACCACGGCGAGGATCGCGTCGAGCTCGATCCACAGGCCGGCGTTGTTGCCGTCCGCGGCGGAGGTGTTGGAGCTGATCATCAGGCCCGCGATGCCGGCGCACAGGGCGCAGAACACGTACACCATGATCTTGATGCGCATGGACCTGATGCCGACCAGGCGGCTGGCCTCGGCGTTGCCGCCGACCGACTCGACCAGCAGGCCGAGGGCGGTGCGGCGGGTCAGGGCCACGGTGATGGCGACGACCGCGGCCACCACGAAGATGGAGAAGGGCAGCGTCAGCCAGTAGCCGCCGCCGATCAGCTTGTACGGCTCGCTGTTGATCGTGATGATCTGGCCGTCGGTGATCAGCTGGGCCACGCCTCGGCCCGCGACCATGATGATGAGGGTCGCGATGATCGGCTGGATGCCCATCCGGGCGACCAGGAAGCCGTTCCACAGACCGCAGACGACCGCGGCCACCAGGCCGATCCCCATGGCCAGGAACACCCCGGCCAGGGAGTCCTGGTCGGCCTGGTCACTGATGTACGAGCAGGTCAGGGCGCCGGTGATGGCGACCACCGCGCCGACCGAGAGGTCGATGCCGCCGGTGGCGATGACCAGGGTCATGCCGACCGCCACCAGGATGAGCGGCGAGCCGAACAGCACGATCGAGACGAGGCTGCCGTAGAGGTGGCCGTCCGTCATCTTGATCGAGAAGAAGTCGGGGGTGAAGGGAACGTTGATCAGCAGCAGGACGACCAGCACGGCCACCGGCCAGAACAGGTGGTGCTGTGTCAGCGCCCGCCAACGGGGAGTGGTGGTCACTGGTGCTCTCCGCTCGCGATGGTCTCCAGGATCCGGGTGGGGGTGATCTCCGGCCCGTTGGCGATCTGGGCGACCAGTTTGCGGTCGCGCAGCACGCCGATGGTGTGGCTGAGCCGGAGTACCTCCTCCAGTTCGGCCGCGATGTACAGCACGGACATACCTTCCTCGGAGAGCGAGACCACGAGTTTCTGGATCTCCGCCTTCGCGCCGACGTCGATGCCGCGCGTCGGTTCGTCCAGGATCAACAGCTTCGGCTGGGTGATCAACCAGCGTGCCAGGAGCACCTTCTGCTGGTTGCCGCCGCTCAACTGGCCGACCCGGGCCTCCGGGTTGGCGGGGCGGATGTCCAGCGCCTTGATGTACTTGGCGACGAGTTCGTCGCGCTGGGCGGCCGGGATGGGCCGGGTCCAGCCGCGCGAGGCCTGCAGGGCGAGGATGATGTTCTCCCGCACCGTCAGGTCGGGTACCAGGCCCTCGGTCTTGCGGTTCTCGGAGCAGAACGCGACCCCGGCGCCGATGGCGTCGTTCGGGGCGCTCATCGAGACCTGCTTGCCGCCGATGGTGACCTTGCCGCTGTCGGGCTGGTCGGCGCCGAAGAGCAGCCGGGCGAGTTCGGTGCGGCCGGAGCCGAGCAGGCCGGCCAGGCCCAGGACCTCGCCCTTCTTGATCTCCAGGTCGAAGGGGGCGACACCGCCCGTCCTGCCGAGACCTTCCGCCTGGAGCAGGGGCTCGCCGACCTCGGCGTGCAGCTGGTGCTCGTGGAGCCCCTCCAGCTGGTCCATGGCCTTGCCGATCATGAGCTGGATCAGTCCGACCTGGTCGAGCTCGCTGACCAGGTGCTCGCCGACGAGCGTGCCGTTGCGCAGGACGGTCATGCGGTCGCAGATCTCGTAGATCTGGTCGAGGAAGTGGGAGACGAACAGGATCGCGACGCCTTCGTCCCTGAGCCTGCGCATCAGACGGAACAGTTCGAGGACCTCGTCGCGGTCGAGGCTGGAGGTCGGCTCGTCCAGGACCAGCACCTTGGTGCCGGCTCCGGCGCCGTCGCTGTCGCCGGTGCCCACCGCCCTTACGATCGCGACCAGTTGCTGCACGGCCAGCGGGTACGAGGACAGGGGCGCGGTGACGTCGAGGTCGAGGCCGAGGCGGTCGACCAGCTCCGCCGCGTCCTTGCGCATACGGCTCCACTGGATGCGGCCGTAGCGCGTGGGTTCACGTCCGATGAAGATGTTCTCCGCCACCGACAGGTTGGGGCAGAGGTTCACCTCCTGGTAGACGGTGCTGATGCCGGCCTGCTGTGCCTGGAAGGGGCTGTCGATCTGCACGGTCTGCCCGTCGAGGGCGATCGTGCCGCCGTCCAGCGCGTAGACACCGGTCAACACCTTGATGAGGGTGGACTTGCCGGCTCCGTTCTCGCCCATCAGGGCGTGGATCTCGCCGGGGAAAAGCCGGAAGTCGACACCCGACAGAGCCCGTACCCCCGGAAACTCCTTGACTATGCCCGTCATTTCCAGGACGGGCCGCGGCTCTGCCATGGCAGCGCTCCTCTTGACTCTCGTTCAGGCCCACGGATTTTTTGGCCGGGCCTTCGATTTCGTTCAGGCCCGCAGGGAGCCCCCAAGTCCGTCCTCCGTACGGAGGGTCCGGTCGGGTGGAGGCTCCCTGCCGATGGGTGCGGTCGGTCAGTACTTGCGGGTGGGGAGCGCGGCCTTGGCCTGGTCCTGCATGAAGTCGCTCTCCTTGGTCTTGATCCAGCGCTCGACCGTCTCGCCGTTCTTGACCTTCTTCACGACCTCCATCAGCTGGGGGCCGAGCAGCGGGTTGCACTCGACGATGGCGTTGATCTTGCCCTCGGACATCGCGATGAAGCCGTCCTTCACGCCGTCGATCGTGACGATCAGGATGTCCTTGCCGGGCTTCTTGCCGGCCGCCTCGATGGCCTGGATGGCACCGATGCCCATGTCGTCGTTGTGCGCGAAGAGGACGTTGATGTCCGGGTTGGACTGCAGGAAGGCGGCCATGACCTGCTTGCCGCCGGCGCGGGTGAAGTCACCGGTCTGGCTGACGACGATCTTCCAGTCGTCCGCGTGGTCGGCGTCCATGACCTCCTTGAAGCCCTTGGCGCGCTCGATCGCGGGGGCGGCACCGGTGGTGCCCTCCAGCTGGGCGATCTTCACGGCACCCTTGTGTCCGGCCTTCTCCAGGACCTTCTCCAGGATCTTGCCGGCGCGGCGGCCCTCGTCCGTGAAGTCGGAGCCGACGAGGGTGACGTACAGGGATTCGTCGGAGGTCTCGACGGAGCGGTCGGTGAGGACCACGGGGATCTTCTTGGCCTTGGCCTCCTTGAGCACCGCGTCCCAGCCGGTGACGACCACCGGGGAGAAGGCGATGACGTCCACGCCCTGGGTGATGTAGCTGCGGATCGCGGAGATCTGGTTCTCCTGCTTCTGCTGCGCGTCGGAGAACTTCAGGTTGTAGCCGGCCTCCTTGGCCGCCGCCTTCACCGAGTCGGTGTTGGCGCTGCGCCAGCCGCTCTCCGAGCCGACCTGGGAGAAGCCGAGGACGATCTTGCCGTCGCCACCGGAGCTGGTGGAGCCGCCGTCGTCCTCCTTGGCGCAGGCCGCCAGGCCCGTCGCAGCCGCCACGCCGACCGCCGCAGTGAGGAAGTTCCTTCTGTTGAGCATGTGTCTTCTCCTTTGAAGAGCCGGCCCGGGGATGGACCCGCTGTACTCGTGGTGCTCGTTGGTACTTGTGGGGCTTGGTGGTGCTGGTGGTGCTTTTGGTTCTCGTGGGGCTCAAGGTGACAGGCGGCTATACGTCCAACCTGTCGATCATTGTTCGAGATATCGGCCGCGCTGATGGGGCGGGGACGATCGTCGAACCGGTCGGTGCCCCCTCAGCCGGGAGCGGTCGCCGACTGAGGGGCGTACGGGAAGGTGCTGGCGCGGACGAGGAGTTGGGGTTCGATGGCGACCCGGGAAGTCCCGGAGGGGGTGCGGCCCTCGATGAGGTCGAGCAGCAGGGCGATGCTCTGCTTGCCGACCGCCGAGAAGTCCTGCCGGACGGTGGTGAGCGGCGGAGCGAAGAACTCCGACTCCGGGATGTCGTCGAAGCCGACCACAGCGACGTCCTGGGGAGTGCGCACGCCCGCCTCACGCAGCGCCCACAACACCCCCAGTGCCATCTGGTCGTTGGCGACGAAGACGGCGGTCAGGCCCCGGCCCACCCAGCCGGCCAGTTCCTGGCCCGCACGATAGCCCGACAGCGGACTCCAGTCCCCCCGCAGCGGCGACGGCGGTTCCACGCCGGCCTCTTCCAGGGTCGTCCGCCAGCCGTCGGCCCGGTCCACCGCCTCCTGCCAGTTCTCGGGTCCGGCGAGATGCCAGACCGTGCGATGACCGGTGGCCAGCAGATGGCCGGTGGCCAGCCGCGCGCCCAGCCGCTGGTCCACGTTGACGCTGGGGATCTCCACGCCGGAGCCGGTGCCCACGGCCACCACCGGGAAGGGGTGGCGGAGTTCGGTGAGGGCCTCGACCGCCGACCGCTGCGGGGCGAGGGCGATCACCCCCTCCACCCCACCCTCACTGAGCCGGTGCATGGCCTCGGACAACGTCTCGACCGTCAGTTCGCGAAGACTGACCGTCGAGACGAGATACCCCTCGGCGCGTGCCGCCTCCTCCAGCGCGAACAGCGTGCTGGCCGGCCCGTAGAGCGTGGTGTTGGAGGCGACCACACCCAGGGTGAGGGTGCGCCGGGTCGCCAGTGCCCGTGCGGAGGAGTTGCGGCGGTAGCCCATCTCCTCGATGGCCTGCAGCACCCTGGCCCGTGTCTCGTCGCGCACATTGGGGTGGTCGCCCAGTACGCGGGACACGGTCTGGTGGGACACGCCGGCCTGGCGTGCCACGTCGGCCATGGTGGGCGGCCGGAGCTGCGAGCTGGTCTGAGAGTAGGTCACGGCTGCACCTCCCTGGCGGTCGTCTGTGGATAAGTCCTTCGATGGGGGCGGTCGTCTCCGCGCCGCCGGCTTCACTCCGGGCTTCCGGAAAGCCCCGAGACGCCGGGCGGGTAAGCAAGTTGGGGCACTGCCGACATGACGCTCGTACCTCCCTGGATGCCGTTCGTAGACGACTGGTGAATGCGGAGGTCATTGTGAGCGCTAACAATCGACGGCGGTCAAGAGGGCTGCGCCAGGGAGGTCGTCACGGTTGGATAACGCGGCAGTCGGCGGGCAGGAGGGCTCCCGGTGCGGCAATGTGGGAACGGATGGCGGCGGTCCAAAACGCGGCAAGGGTTGTTCGTTCGACCCATTGACACTCCGCCCGAAGCATCCTTACTGTCGCGACAGCATTTCGAACAAGTGACGAAATCTCGAACAGGCCACACAGGACTTAGGGAGTACCGTGCGCATCACGGGAATCAGCACGCACGTGGTCGGGACGCCGTGGCGGAACCTGACCTACGTCCAGGTGCACACCGACGAGGGACTCACCGGCGTCGGCGAGACCCGCATGCTGGGCCACACCGACGCGCTGCTCGGCTATCTGCACGAGGCGAAGACCAACCACATTCTCGGCTCCGACCCGTTCGCTGTCGAGGACCTGGTCAAGCGCATGAAGTACGGCGACTACGGGCGCGCCGGCGAGATCGTGATGTCCGGCATCGCCGTGATCGAGATGGCGTGCTGGGACATCAAGGGCAAGGCCCTCGGCGTGCCGGTGTGGCAGCTGCTCGGCGGCAAGGTCACCGACAAGGTCAAGGCGTACGCCAACGGCTGGTACACCACCGAGCGCACGCCGGAGGCCTACCACAAGGCGGCGCAGGGCGTCATGGAGCGCGGTTACAAGGCGCTCAAGATCGACCCCTTCGGGACCGGCCACTTCGAGCTGGACCACGAGCAGAGCATGTACGCCGTCTCTCTGATCGAGGCCGTGCGGGACGCCATCGGGCCGGACGCCGAGCTGATGCTGGAGATGCACGGCCGCTTCTCCCCCGCCACCGCCATCCGCCTCGCCAAGGACCTGGCGCCCTTCAAGCCCGCGTGGCTGGAGGAGCCCTGCCCGCCGGAGAACCTGAAGGCACTGGAGAAGGTCGCCGCCAAGGTCGACATCCCGGTGGCCACGGGTGAGCGCATCCACGACCGGATCGAGTTCCGGGAGCTCTTCGAGAGCCAGGCCGTGGACATCATCCAGCCCGACGTCGGTCACATCGGCGGCATCTGGGAGACCCGCAAGCTGGCCGCGACCGCCGAGACGCACTACGTGCTGGTCGCGCCGCACAACGTGGGCGGGCCCGTGCTGACCGCGGCCTCCCTCCAGGTCGGGTTCACCTCCCCGAACTTCAAGATCCTCGAGCACTTCAACGACTTCGCGGACGCGGACATCAAGAAGGTCGTCTCGGGCGCCCCGGAGGTCGTGGACGGCTACTTCCACCTCTCCGACAAGCCCGGCCTCGGTGTCGAGCTGGACGTGGACGCGGCGGCGGAGTTCCCGCAGCAGCAGGCCCGCTTCGACCTGTGGGCCGAGGGCTGGGAGCAGCGCAAGCCCAAGGGGACCGAGTGAGCAGCGCGGTAGTGATCGAGGCTCCGGGCGAGCACCGTCTGGTGCCGCACGAGCCTCGTCAGCCGGAGGCCGGCGAGGCCCTCGTCCGGGTCCACGCCGCCGGCATCTGCGGCAGCGACCGGGAGGTCTACCAGGGCAACCGGCCCGAGGGATACGTCCGTTACCCCCTCACGCCGGGCCACGAGTGGTCCGGGACGGTGACCGCGGTCGGTACCGGGGTTCCTTCAACTCTCGTAGGCCGCAAGGTCGTTGGCGAGGGCTTCCGCAACTGCCAGGTGTGCGACCGCTGTCACGCGGGCGAGACCACGCTGTGCTCGGCGGGATACGAGGAGACCGGGTTCACCGAGCCCGGCGCGATGGCCACCACGCTGACGCTGCCCGCCCGTCTGCTGCACGTTCTGCCGGACGACGCGGATCTCACGGCGGCGGCGCTGCTGGAGCCGGCCGCGTGCATCGCGGCCGCCGCGCTCAAGGCGAACGCCGTTCCGGGTGAGCGGGTCGCCGTGGTGGGCACCGGAACACTCGGGATGTTCGCCGTTCAGTTCCTGAAGGCGGGCTCGCCGTCCGAGCTGCTCGTCGTGGGAACGCGTCCGGACCGGGCGGAGCTGTCGAAGAAGTTCGGCGCCACCGACTTCCGTACCAAGGACCAGGAACTGCCCGACGACTTCGACGTCGTCATCGAGACCGCCGGGTCGGCGGACGCGGCGGTCACCGCCGCCGCCCTGCTGCGGCGCGGCGGCCGGCTGGTCCTGACGGGCATCCCGGCGGCGGGTGCGGACGGGCTGGACCCGACGGATCTCGTCGTACGGCAGCTGGAGGTGCACACCGTGTTCGGTGCGGCGCCCGATGCCTGGGCGCACACGGTGCGGGTCTTCGGGGCCGGGCTCCTCGACCCGCTGCCGCTCGTCACGCACGAGCTGCCGTTGGAGGAGTTTCCCCAGGCCATCGAGTTGGTGGGATCCGGTGATCCGAAGGTCGGGAAGGTCCTGCTGCGGCCATGACACACCCCTGAGCCGTACGCCGGTACGGGGTACCTGACGACTCCGTACCGGCGTACATCCAAAGCCTTGCGCACCCAGAGCCGCGAACCTTGTCCGAAATACCGAACCTGCCGGACCTCGCGAACCCGCCGGACCTGCCGATCCTGAAGGACAGATTGTGACCGACACCACCGCCTCCGCAGCCCGCCGCCCCGGAGAGCAGGCGCTCGCCGCGCTCGGCCTGGCCGCGCCCGCCCTCGACCCCGCCGACGCCTCTCCGCACACCTTCCCCGGTGGCGGTCGCTGGCGTACCGAGGTTCCCTCCGTGGAGGGGCCCGAGGCACTCGGTGTGGTCCTCAAGGAGTCCTCGCGGCTCGATGTGCCGATCCACCGGGTCAGCCAGGGCAGCGGTATCTGGATGCTGACCGACGCCGAGATCACCGAGATGGTGGAGGCGACGGCCGAACGCGACATCGAGCTCTGCCTGTTCACCGGCCCTCGCGGCACCTGGGACATCGGCGGCTCCACCCGTACCGACTCCAAGGGCGGCGGACTGCGCGCCCGCGGTCACGACGCGGTCGCCGGGTGCGTCGAGGACGCCGTCCGGGCAACGGAGTTGGGCGTCCAGTGCCTGCTCGTCGCCGACGAGGGCGTGCTGTGGACGCTGCACCGGGCGCGGCTCGCCGGGATCATCCCGGCCGAGACGACGCTGAAGGTGTCGGCGCTGATCGGGCCGGTGAACCCGGCCGCGTACGCCGTGTACGAGAACCTCGGCGGCGACTCGATCAACGTGCCGAGCGACCTGACGCTCGATCACCTCACCGAGATCCGGCGGGTTTCCGCCGCCCCCATGGACATGTACATCGAGGCCCCCGACGATCTCGGCGGCTACATCCGGATGTACGAGGTCGCCGAGCTGATCCGGCGCGGCGCACCGCTCTACCTGAAGTTCGGCCTGTCGAAGGCTCCCGGGATCTACCCCTACGGGAACCACCTGCGGGACCTGGCCCTGAACACGGCCAAGGAGCGGGTGCGGCGCGGCCGGCTCGCCCTGGACCTGCTCGCGCGACACGGGGCGGACGGCGACATGGCGCCGCTCGGCTCGCGACTGCCGGGCGATCTCAAGCGGTTCGAAACGCCTGCATAACGTTACGGACAACTCCCCTTCACAAAACCCGACGCAGTCGAACAGACTCCGACACGACTCCCTCGGGATCCTCTCGCACCCCCCGACAGGGCGCCCTCGAACCGCCAGACCGCTCCTGGCCTCACGACATCAAGGATGATGATCATGCGTACTCGCAGAGCCGCACTCTCCGCCATAGCCACCTCGGCCGTCCTCGCCCTCACCCTCTCCGCCTGCGGTCAGGACAGTGAGGGTGGCAGCGAAACGAGCGGGGACAGCGCCAAGGGCGGCACCATCGGCATCGCGATGCCGACCAAGTCCTCGGAGCGCTGGATCGCCGACGGCGCCAACGTGGAGAAGGACCTGCAGTCGAAGGGCTACAAGACCACGCTGGTCTACGGCGAGGACGACCCCGACCAGCAGGTGTCGCAGATCGAGAACCTGATCACGCAGGGTGTGAAGGCACTGATCATCGCGGCCATCGACAACAAGTCGCTGAACAACGTGCTTCAGCAGGCCGCCGACGCCAAGATCCCGGTCATCTCCTACGACCGTCTGATCCTCGGCACGAAGAACGTCGACTACTACGCGTCCTTCGACAACGAGAAGGTCGGCGAGCTCCAGGGCAACTACATCCTGGAGAAGCTCGGCCTCGCGGACGGCTCGAAGAAGGGCCCGTTCAACATCGAGCTCTTCGCCGGCTCCAACGACGACAACAACACGAAGTACTTCTTCGGCGGCGCGATGAAGGTCCTGCAGCCGTACATCGACAAGAAGCAGCTCGTCGTCAGGTCCGGCCAGACCGCGCTGACCCAGGTCACCACGCTCCGCTGGGACGGCGGCACCGCCCAGAAGCGCATGGACGACATCCTGACCGCGGCCTACAAGACCGAGCGGGTCGACGCGGTGCTCTCGCCGTACGACGGCATCTCCATCGGCATCCTGTCCTCGCTGAAGTCGGACGACTACGGCTCCAAGAACAAGCCGCTGCCGATCGTCACCGGCCAGGACGCCGAGGTCGCCTCGGTGAAGTCGATCATCGCCGACGAGCAGTCGATGACCGTCTACAAGGACACCCGCGAACTCGCCAAGGTGGCCTCGAACATGGTCGACTCCGCGCTCACGGGCAAGACCCCGGAGACCAACGACACCAAGACGTACGACAACGGTTCGAAGGTCGTTCCCGCGTACCTGCTGGTCCCGGTGAGCGTCGACAAGAGCAACTACCAGAAGGTCGTCGTCGACTCCGGTTACATCAAGGCCGGCGACCTCAAGTAACACCCGCACTCCAGAGATTGGCAGGCACGACCATGGCGGGACCCGTCCTGGAAATGCGCTCGATCGTCAAGACCTTTCCCGGCGTCAAAGCGCTGTCGGACGTCACACTGACCGTCCGTCAAGGCGAGGTCCACGCCATCTGCGGGGAGAACGGCGCCGGCAAGTCGACCTTGATGAAGGTCCTCTCCGGCGTCCACCCGCACGGAACCTACGAGGGGGACATCCTCTTCGAGGGGGAGGTCGTCTCCTTCAAGGACATCAGGGCCAGTGAGCACCACGGCATCGTGATCATCCATCAGGAACTGGCCCTGGTGCCGTACATGTCCATCGCGGAGAACATCTTCCTCGGCAACGAGCAGGCCAGCGGTGGCGTCATCAGCTGGAACGAGACGCTGAAGCACGCGACCCGGCTGATGCGCCGGGTCGGCCTGGAGGACCATCCGCAGACGCGGGTGGCGGACATCGGGGTCGGCAAGCAGCAGCTCGTGGAGATCGCGAAGGCGTTGTCGAAGGAGGTGAAGCTGCTCGTCCTGGACGAGCCGACGGCCGCCCTGAACGACGAGGACAGCGGCAAACTCGTCGACCTGATCCTGGAGTTGAAGGAACAGGGCATCACCTCCATCATCATCTCCCACAAGCTCAACGAGATCCGGAAGGTCGCCGACTCGGTGACGATCCTCCGCGACGGCCGGACCATCGAGACCCTCGATGTGAAGGCCCCGGAGACCACCGAGGAGCGGATCATCAACGGGATGATCGGCCGGGACCTCGACCACCGCTTCCCCGAGCGCACCCCGCACGACGCGGTGGCGGGCGAGGCACCTGCCCTGGAGATCCGCAACTGGACCGTCCATCACCCGATCGACCAGCAGCGCAAGGTGGTCGACGATGTGTCGATCAACGTGCGCCGCGGGGAGATCGTCGGTATCGCGGGCCTGATGGGCGCCGGCCGCACCGAACTCGCGATGAGCGTCTTCGGGCGGACGTACGGCCGGTACGCGGGCGGCACGGTCCTCAAGGACGGCGCGGAGATCCGTACGAAGACCGTCCCGCAGGCGGTCGCGCACGGCATCGCGTACGTCACCGAGGACCGCAAGCACTACGGGCTCAACCTCGACGACACCGTCGGCCGCAACATCTCGCTCAGCGCGCTGGACAAGGTGTCCAAGCGGGGCGTCGTCGACAGCCACGAAGAGCGCAAGGTCGCCGAGGGCTTCCGCAAGTCCATGAACATCAAGGCACCCAACGTCTTCGAAGCGGTGGGCAGGCTGTCCGGCGGCAACCAGCAGAAGGTCGTCCTCAGCAAGTGGATCTTCACGGGTCCGGACGTGCTGATCATGGACGAACCGACGCGCGGTATCGACGTGGGCGCCAAGTTCGAGATCTACACGGTCATCGACAAGCTGGCCGCCGAGGGCAAGGCGGTCGTTTTCATCTCCTCCGAGCTGCCGGAACTGCTCGGAATGTGCGACCGCATCTACACCATGGCCGCAGGGCGGCTGACCGGTGAGTTCTCGCGGGCGGAAGCCTCGCAGGAATCGCTGATGCGTCAGATGACGAAGGACAAAGAGGTAATGCGATGAGCACGGATGTGACCGCCAAGACGCCGGCCCCCGCGCCGGCGGGAAAGAGCGGAGCCGCCGCTGACGGCCTGCTGCGGCTGCTGTTCGACGGTATGCGCCGCAACATGCGTCAGTACGGCATGCTGATCGCCCTCGGCGTGATCGTGGCCCTGTTCGCGGTGTGGACCGACGGCGACCTCCTGCTGCCGCGCAACGTCTCCAACCTGGTGCTGCAGAACAGCTACATCCTGATCCTGGCGATCGGCATGATGATCGTCATCATCGCGGGTCACATCGACCTGTCGGTCGGCTCGATCACCGCCTTCATCGGGGGTGTGGCAGCGGTACTGATGGTCAGGAACGACATTCCCTGGCCGCTCGCGGTGCTGCTGTGCCTGGCCATGGGTGCCGCCGCGGGCGCGGCACAAGGGTTCCTGATCGCCTACGCCGGCATGCCGTCCTTCATCGTGACCCTGGCCGGCATGCTGATCTTCCGCGGTCTGACCGAGGTCTTCCTGGAGGGCCAGACGCTCGGCCCGTTCCCGGAGGGCCTGCAGAAGACCGCCAACGGCTTCCTGCCCGAGATCGGCCCCGACACCAACTACCACAACCTCACGCTGCTGCTCGGCTTCGCACTGTGCGGCTTCGTGATCCTCCAGGAGGTACGCGACCGCAAGCGGCAGTCGGAGTACTCGCTGGAGGTGCTGCCGGCCAAGCTCTTCGCGGTGAAGCTGGCGGCGCTCAGCGCGGCCGTCCTGACCTTCACGATGCTCCTGGCCAGCTACAAGGGTGCCCCGGTCGTCCTCCTCATCCTGGGCGTGCTGCTGGTCGGCTTCGGCTACGTCATGCGCAACGGTGTCATCGGCCGCCACGTCTACGCCATCGGCGGCAACCTCCCGGCGGCCAAGCTGTCGGGCGTGAAGGACAAGAAGGTCACCTTCCTGGTCTTCGTGAACATGGGCATGCTCGCCGCGCTGGCGGGTCTGGTCTTCGCGGCCCGCTTCAACGCGGCCTCGCCGAAGGCCGGCCTGAACTTCGAACTGGAGGCGATCGCCGCCTCGTTCATCGGCGGCGCCTCGATGAGCGGCGGTGTGGGCACCGTTCTCGGCGCGATCATCGGTGGTCTGGTCCTGGGTGTCCTGAACAACGGTATGAACCTCGTCGGCGTCGGCACCGACTGGCAGCAGGTCATCAAGGGCCTGGTACTGCTGGCGGCGGTCGGGTTCGACGTGTGGAACAAGCGCAAGGTCGGTTCGTAGGTACGGCTTGTCGGGGGTCCCGCGGACTACTGTCCGCGGGACCCTTCGGCTTTTGTCCGTTGTCATGGGAGGCAGGGTTATGGGAGGCAGGAACCCCGTGAAGGAACTCTTCGGCAAACTCGCCGACGGTACGGAGATCCACCGCTGGTCGCTGGAGAACGGCGGCACCCGTCTGAAGGTCCTGTCGTACGGCGGGATCGTGCAGTCCCTGGAGATCCCGGACGGCGAGGGCCGGTACGCCAACGTCTCCCTGGGCTTCGACACCGTCGAGGACTACGTCGCCGCCAGCCCCTACTTCGGCGCCCTGATCGGCCGGTACGGCAACCGCATCGGCAAGGGCCGGTTCACGCTGGACGGCACGTCGTACCAACTGTCCGTCAACGACGGGGAGAACAGCCTGCACGGCGGCAGCGCGGGCTTCGACAAGTCCGTCTGGGACGTCGAGCCGTTCACACGGGGTTCGGACGTCGGTCTGGTCCTCCGGC contains these protein-coding regions:
- the mmsB gene encoding multiple monosaccharide ABC transporter permease; its protein translation is MSTDVTAKTPAPAPAGKSGAAADGLLRLLFDGMRRNMRQYGMLIALGVIVALFAVWTDGDLLLPRNVSNLVLQNSYILILAIGMMIVIIAGHIDLSVGSITAFIGGVAAVLMVRNDIPWPLAVLLCLAMGAAAGAAQGFLIAYAGMPSFIVTLAGMLIFRGLTEVFLEGQTLGPFPEGLQKTANGFLPEIGPDTNYHNLTLLLGFALCGFVILQEVRDRKRQSEYSLEVLPAKLFAVKLAALSAAVLTFTMLLASYKGAPVVLLILGVLLVGFGYVMRNGVIGRHVYAIGGNLPAAKLSGVKDKKVTFLVFVNMGMLAALAGLVFAARFNAASPKAGLNFELEAIAASFIGGASMSGGVGTVLGAIIGGLVLGVLNNGMNLVGVGTDWQQVIKGLVLLAAVGFDVWNKRKVGS
- a CDS encoding zinc-dependent alcohol dehydrogenase, which translates into the protein MSSAVVIEAPGEHRLVPHEPRQPEAGEALVRVHAAGICGSDREVYQGNRPEGYVRYPLTPGHEWSGTVTAVGTGVPSTLVGRKVVGEGFRNCQVCDRCHAGETTLCSAGYEETGFTEPGAMATTLTLPARLLHVLPDDADLTAAALLEPAACIAAAALKANAVPGERVAVVGTGTLGMFAVQFLKAGSPSELLVVGTRPDRAELSKKFGATDFRTKDQELPDDFDVVIETAGSADAAVTAAALLRRGGRLVLTGIPAAGADGLDPTDLVVRQLEVHTVFGAAPDAWAHTVRVFGAGLLDPLPLVTHELPLEEFPQAIELVGSGDPKVGKVLLRP
- the chvE gene encoding multiple monosaccharide ABC transporter substrate-binding protein, which codes for MRTRRAALSAIATSAVLALTLSACGQDSEGGSETSGDSAKGGTIGIAMPTKSSERWIADGANVEKDLQSKGYKTTLVYGEDDPDQQVSQIENLITQGVKALIIAAIDNKSLNNVLQQAADAKIPVISYDRLILGTKNVDYYASFDNEKVGELQGNYILEKLGLADGSKKGPFNIELFAGSNDDNNTKYFFGGAMKVLQPYIDKKQLVVRSGQTALTQVTTLRWDGGTAQKRMDDILTAAYKTERVDAVLSPYDGISIGILSSLKSDDYGSKNKPLPIVTGQDAEVASVKSIIADEQSMTVYKDTRELAKVASNMVDSALTGKTPETNDTKTYDNGSKVVPAYLLVPVSVDKSNYQKVVVDSGYIKAGDLK
- the mmsA gene encoding multiple monosaccharide ABC transporter ATP-binding protein, giving the protein MAGPVLEMRSIVKTFPGVKALSDVTLTVRQGEVHAICGENGAGKSTLMKVLSGVHPHGTYEGDILFEGEVVSFKDIRASEHHGIVIIHQELALVPYMSIAENIFLGNEQASGGVISWNETLKHATRLMRRVGLEDHPQTRVADIGVGKQQLVEIAKALSKEVKLLVLDEPTAALNDEDSGKLVDLILELKEQGITSIIISHKLNEIRKVADSVTILRDGRTIETLDVKAPETTEERIINGMIGRDLDHRFPERTPHDAVAGEAPALEIRNWTVHHPIDQQRKVVDDVSINVRRGEIVGIAGLMGAGRTELAMSVFGRTYGRYAGGTVLKDGAEIRTKTVPQAVAHGIAYVTEDRKHYGLNLDDTVGRNISLSALDKVSKRGVVDSHEERKVAEGFRKSMNIKAPNVFEAVGRLSGGNQQKVVLSKWIFTGPDVLIMDEPTRGIDVGAKFEIYTVIDKLAAEGKAVVFISSELPELLGMCDRIYTMAAGRLTGEFSRAEASQESLMRQMTKDKEVMR